In Rhipicephalus microplus isolate Deutch F79 chromosome 7, USDA_Rmic, whole genome shotgun sequence, one genomic interval encodes:
- the LOC119179463 gene encoding E3 ubiquitin-protein ligase ZNF598 — MDVNENDSVCIVCWRDIHVYAIGLCDHPVCHECSTRMRVLCRKSECPICRRTLPKVIFVKECRPFEELNKRLYQVDARPQICFEDESVRQAYRELLDNRCKYCPPSSTKAPTVFSSFAQLRNHVRKEHSRTYCDLCIEHLKIFPGERTAYTRRDMVRHQNYGDVDDTSHKGHPLCKFCDVRYFDNDELYRHLRRDHYYCHFCGDDYRLQYYRNYEYLRAHFREEHFLCEEGDCRNETFTAAFRTEIDLKAHRAQHHNRSLTKAQAKQARTLDLEFAVTPRSSANSYNSSGYYDDSGGHGRRQSRQPRSGRAPQSDASRENLLARSQASEDLQMTWELQPPVDYRCEKEFPQLGSDKGAPAPSTSSGSKAPVDPFPVSASSYPPRRPNKVNVNSVDEFPSLNPSSSAATQQGSAVPLPATMVPLRKSPKAQSKGHANGIPPGQRSVGKQQQDANNNGPREKTTLDWFAQPSGDRSLVKPQLSTVSAVVSARPAPELGRPKQALPKMGLDEDFPTLATRSVARISISSSPTPSPQSEPPWNTAKSAKIKKKKKTEETKQMESSKHPPGIEINNNTTTKASAAVASKEQASTQPLETSSESKPSFVPPTNNLLQLIAAARKGTTMPAPPEPASEVVCDVDSSDSDEPPRLTVSDFPSLNGRSPGTAAPPPGFGKPKKPPPGFARANMCDMPMGTLSSLVKATTPTTSPAVPPQYMPPAGFQERNLALIQDVQQTLAKRSEDGLFATFKTLSGSFRQSVLSADEYFAHCIELFGSEKEFMTIFPELLFLLPDIRKQQELMATYNAHRKAQAATSGALPKGPPVQLLVCATCQQVLSAEDFRSHRTVHDPS; from the exons GTGATCTTTGTGAAGGAGTGCCGCCCCTTCGAAGAGCTCAACAAGCGGCTGTACCAGGTTGATGCGCGGCCGCAGATCTGCTTTGAGGATGAGTCGGTGCGGCAGGCGTATCGGGAGCTGCTCGACAACCGCTGCAAGTACTGCCCGCCGTCGTCGACCAAGGCACCGACCGTCTTCAGCAGCTTTGCCCAGCTGCGGAACCATGTGCGCAAGGAGCACAGCCGCACCTACTGCGACCTCTGCATCGAGCACCTTAAG ATCTTCCCAGGGGAGCGGACGGCGTACACTCGGAGGGACATGGTGAGGCACCAGAATTATGGGGACGTGGACGACACCTCGCACAAGGGCCACCCCCTGTGCAAGTTCTGTGACGTGCGGTACTTCGACAACGACGAGCTGTACCGGCACCTGCGCCGGGACCACTACTACTGCCACTTCTGCGGCGACGACTACCGGCTGCAGTACTACCG CAACTACGAATACCTGCGGGCGCACTTTCGAGAGGAGCACTTCCTGTGCGAGGAGGGCGACTGCCGCAACGAGACGTTCACGGCCGCCTTCCGCACTGAGATTGACCTGAAGGCCCACCGCGCCCAGCACCACAACCGGTCGCTCACCAAGGCCCAGGCCAAGCAGGCGCGCACCCTTGACCTCGAGTTCGCCGTCACCCCTCGCTCCTCGGCCAACTCTTATA ATTCCAGCGGCTACTACGATGACTCTGGTGGCCACGGGCGGCGACAATCGCGGCAGCCTCGGTCAGGGAGGGCTCCGCAGTCGGACGCCAGCAG AGAAAATCTGCTGGCCCGTTCGCAGGCGTCTGAGGACCTGCAGATGACTTGGGAATTGCAGCCGCCGGTTGATTACCGCTGTGAGAAAGAGTTTCCACAGCTTGGCAGTGACAAAGGCGCGCCAGCACCATCAACTTCTTCTGGGAGCAAGGCTCCTGTAGACCCATTTCCTGTATCAGCTTCATCGTACCCTCCCAGGAGGCCGAACAAGGTCAACGTCAACAGTGTTGACGAATTCCCATCGCTCAACCCGTCGTCATCCGCCGCCACACAGCAGGGGTCGGCAGTGCCACTGCCGGCAACCATGGTGCCGCTCCGCAAGTCACCTAAGGCACAGAGCAAGGGTCACGCCAACGGAATACCGCCGGGTCAACGGTCGGTCGGGAAGCAGCAGCAGGATGCCAACAACAACGGCCCCAGAGAAAAGACTACATTAGACTGGTTTGCGCAGCCCTCAGGAGACCGCAGTTTGGTGAAACCACAGCTCTCGACTGTTTCTGCAGTGGTGTCGGCGCGCCCTGCACCGGAGCTGGGGAGACCGAAACAGGCATTACCGAAGATGGGGCTGGACGAGGACTTTCCGACTCTGGCGACACGCAGCGTCGCACGGATATCGATTTCATCCTCGCCAACGCCTTCGCCTCAGTCGGAGCCACCTTGGAACACAGCAAAGtctgcaaaaattaaaaaaaagaaaaagacggagGAGACGAAGCAAATGGAGTCGTCAAAACACCCGCCAGGAATCGAAATCAACAACAACACCACTACCAAGGCATCAGCAGCGGTCGCCAGCAAAGAGCAAGCAAGCACACAGCCTTTGGAGACGAGTAGCGAATCGAAGCCATCCTTTGTGCCTCCCACGAACAACCTGCTCCAGCTCATTGCAGCTGCGAGGAAAGGGACCACTATGCCAGCACCTCCCGAACCCGCCAGCGAGGTGGTTTGTGATGTCGACAGTTCGGACTCTGATGAACCGCCGAGGTTGACGGTTTCAGACTTCCCAAGCCTCAACGGTCGGTCACCGGGGACTGCCGCACCTCCTCCAGGATTCGGCAAACCCAAGAAGCCACCGCCCGGGTTCGCACGAGCCAACATGTGCGACATGCCCATGGGGACGCTGTCCTCGCTCGTGAAGGCGACTACACCGACGACGTCACCTGCAGTGCCACCGCAGTACATGCCTCCGGCGGGCTTCCAGGAGCGGAACCTCGCTCTGATACAGGATGTGCAGCAGACCCTGGCCAAGCGCTCCGAAGATGGCCTCTTTGCGACGTTCAAGACTTTGTCGGGCTCATTTCGTCAAAGTGTGCTGTCTGCAGACGAGTACTTCGCCCACTGCATCGAGTTGTTTGGCTCCGAGAAGGAGTTCATGACCATCTTCCCCGAGCTGCTGTTCCTGCTGCCGGACATTCGGAAGCAGCAGGAGCTCATGGCCACATACAACGCTCACCGCAAGGCGCAGGCAGCAACGTCCGGTGCACTGCCCAAGGGGCCACCTGTCCAACTGCTCGTTTGCGCCACCTGCCAGCAGGTGCTGTCCGCTGAGGACTTCCGGAGTCACCGCACCGTGCACGACCCCTCATGA